A genomic region of Rhizobium sp. NXC24 contains the following coding sequences:
- a CDS encoding tellurite resistance TerB family protein: MNKPLSAHEALIYVMVIASAVDRTMNDKELGRIGELIHALPVFDGFDDERLISVSRDCAKLLAGSEGLDIVLETVRDTLPARLYDTAYALAVEVASADFSVKAEELRLLSLLRDRLGLDKLTCAAIERSAIARYRKG, translated from the coding sequence ATGAACAAGCCGCTTTCCGCCCACGAAGCCCTGATCTACGTCATGGTGATAGCATCCGCCGTCGATCGGACGATGAACGACAAGGAATTGGGGCGGATCGGCGAGCTGATCCACGCGCTCCCGGTTTTCGACGGTTTCGATGACGAGCGGCTGATCTCCGTTTCGCGCGATTGCGCCAAGCTTCTCGCAGGCAGCGAAGGGCTCGATATCGTGCTGGAGACGGTGCGCGACACCCTGCCGGCGCGGCTCTATGACACCGCCTACGCGCTTGCCGTCGAGGTCGCTTCTGCCGATTTCTCGGTCAAGGCGGAGGAGCTGCGCCTGCTCAGCCTGCTGCGCGACCGTCTTGGTCTCGACAAGCTCACCTGCGCCGCCATTGAGCGCAGCGCCATTGCCCGCTACCGCAAGGGCTGA
- a CDS encoding thermonuclease family protein — MRRDIWLASVVGVVLGSWLTLIAVQVEEHGSGLSTKAKAESAPAVSTPAPTEMAKAAVPATTASAQQPADTSAVQSAAVAAAADNSHQPPITPTSTLEETAKALVADSAAQIDKGSSTAAVQPAILPESSASTELAQRKTTPANSNETQLAQATPAASDQTDIGQTPANQMPADQVDREREAAAHRTVPAEPPSQQASPDGDQKPSEQAKPVELVRPFSDRAGILTIGGKSVQLPGIIPTDVDRMCTGPSGKSWPCGAAARTAFRMYLRGRTVDCDLPSPTWQGTVIGACRYVRVDLSEWLVRFGWAEPEAGSPLVALAEQAKQQKRGIYGDDPRVGGKSTLGPAPAKENPLNPI; from the coding sequence ATGCGTCGTGATATTTGGCTTGCAAGCGTCGTAGGCGTGGTCCTCGGTTCGTGGCTGACGCTGATTGCCGTGCAGGTTGAGGAGCATGGCTCTGGCTTGTCGACCAAAGCCAAAGCGGAAAGCGCACCTGCCGTGAGCACGCCGGCGCCGACGGAAATGGCAAAGGCCGCCGTCCCGGCAACAACCGCTTCGGCCCAGCAACCTGCCGATACGAGCGCCGTACAATCTGCCGCCGTTGCCGCGGCGGCGGACAACAGCCATCAACCGCCTATAACTCCGACGTCGACACTGGAAGAGACGGCGAAAGCTCTTGTCGCCGACAGCGCGGCTCAAATTGACAAAGGCAGCTCCACCGCAGCCGTGCAGCCGGCAATTTTGCCGGAAAGCAGCGCGTCCACCGAGTTGGCGCAGCGAAAGACGACGCCGGCAAATTCGAACGAGACGCAACTGGCGCAGGCAACTCCGGCGGCCTCCGACCAGACCGATATAGGCCAGACGCCGGCAAACCAGATGCCGGCCGATCAGGTGGACAGGGAGCGGGAGGCCGCGGCCCACCGGACCGTGCCCGCAGAACCGCCATCTCAGCAAGCGTCGCCCGACGGTGATCAAAAGCCCAGCGAGCAGGCAAAGCCGGTGGAACTGGTGCGGCCGTTTTCAGACCGCGCCGGCATACTGACCATTGGCGGCAAGAGCGTGCAGCTTCCCGGCATCATTCCGACCGATGTCGACCGGATGTGCACCGGGCCGAGCGGCAAGAGTTGGCCCTGCGGGGCGGCGGCGCGTACGGCCTTCCGCATGTATCTGCGTGGCCGCACCGTCGACTGCGACCTGCCGAGCCCAACCTGGCAGGGTACGGTGATCGGCGCCTGCCGATATGTTCGCGTCGATCTCAGCGAATGGCTGGTACGGTTCGGCTGGGCCGAGCCGGAGGCCGGATCGCCGCTGGTCGCCCTTGCCGAACAGGCAAAGCAGCAGAAGCGCGGCATCTACGGCGACGATCCGCGCGTCGGCGGAAAATCAACGCTCGGGCCGGCGCCTGCCAAGGAAAACCCACTTAATCCAATCTGA
- a CDS encoding helix-turn-helix transcriptional regulator, whose product MLSHEQIWSAIDRLAERHALTASGLARRAGLDPTSFNKSKRLSQDGRLRWPSTESIAKVLDATGASIEQFLGFMRSADGASGTFDRSFPMPASSIPLLGFAQAGSGGFFDDGGFPVGQGWDMVEFPVPPGQKGGVYALEVQGESMLPLYRDGDILIVEPGAQIRRNDRVVVKTREGEVMAKVLLRQTARSIELLSLNPEHPNRSFDLADVEWIARIIWASQ is encoded by the coding sequence ATGCTGTCACATGAGCAGATATGGAGTGCAATCGACAGGCTTGCCGAACGGCATGCCCTCACGGCATCAGGTCTTGCCCGGCGCGCTGGCCTCGACCCCACTTCGTTTAACAAGTCAAAGCGGTTGAGCCAGGATGGGCGCCTGCGCTGGCCGTCGACTGAATCGATCGCCAAGGTTCTGGACGCAACCGGGGCCAGCATCGAGCAGTTTCTCGGCTTCATGCGGTCGGCGGATGGCGCCAGCGGCACATTCGATCGCTCCTTCCCAATGCCGGCAAGCTCCATACCGCTGCTCGGCTTTGCCCAAGCCGGTTCCGGCGGCTTTTTCGATGACGGCGGCTTTCCGGTTGGCCAGGGATGGGACATGGTGGAATTTCCGGTGCCGCCGGGGCAAAAGGGAGGCGTCTACGCGCTGGAAGTGCAGGGCGAGAGCATGCTGCCGCTCTATCGCGATGGCGACATACTGATCGTTGAGCCGGGCGCGCAGATCAGGCGCAATGATCGCGTCGTGGTCAAGACCCGCGAGGGCGAAGTCATGGCCAAGGTGCTACTGCGACAAACCGCGCGGTCGATCGAACTGCTGTCGCTCAACCCGGAACATCCGAATCGAAGCTTCGATCTTGCGGATGTCGAATGGATTGCGCGGATCATTTGGGCCAGCCAATAG